From Coffea arabica cultivar ET-39 chromosome 2e, Coffea Arabica ET-39 HiFi, whole genome shotgun sequence, the proteins below share one genomic window:
- the LOC113730898 gene encoding external alternative NAD(P)H-ubiquinone oxidoreductase B2, mitochondrial-like encodes MQGMAFLERFSRTFRQNPSTSKLLLVVALSGGTSGLVAYSDATPQNSSNIVDSAEPEIKKKKVVVLGTGWAGTSFLKNLKDPSYDVQVISPRNYFAFTPLLPSVTSGTVEPRSIVEPIRNIIRKKKVDIQYSEAECVKIDAANKKVYCQSNANANLNGKEEFFVDFDYLVIGVGARSNTFNIPGVVENTLFLKEVEDAQKIRKSIIDCFERADLPSLSDEERKKILHFVVVGGGPTGVEFAAQLHDFLTEDLAKLYPDIKNLVRITLLEATDHILNMFDKRITAFAEEKFKREGIDLKTGSMVINISDKEISTKEIKTGEISSMPYGMIVWSTGIGTRRVIMDFMKQIGQSNRRVLATDEWLRVERCDNIYAVGDCATINQRKVMEDVAAIFQKADKDNSGTLTVKEFQEVLDDICERYPQLELYLKNKQMHSLVDLLKDSKGDDVKESVEVNIEEFKSALSQVDSQMKSLPATAQVASQQGVYLANCFNRMKEVETNPEGPLRFRGEGRHRFRPFRYRHLGQFAPLGGEQTAAQLPGDWVSIGHSSQWLWYSVYASKQVSWRTRALVVSDWMRRFIFGRDSSSL; translated from the exons ATGCAAGGAATGGCGTTTTTGGAGAGATTTTCGAGAACCTTCCGTCAAAATCCTTCCACTTCTAAGTTGCTGCTGGTCGTCGCCCTCAG TGGTGGAACCAGTGGCCTTGTTGCGTATTCTGATGCAACACCACAGAATAGTTCTAATATTGTTGATTCAGCTGAACCCGAGATTAAGAAAAAGAAGGTGGTGGTACTAGGAACTGGTTGGGCTGGAACAAGCTTTTTGAAAAATCTGAAGGATCCTTCATATGATGTCCAGGTGATATCACCACGTAATTACTTTGCATTCACTCCTTTGCTGCCAAGTGTTACAAGTGGTACCGTGGAGCCTCGCAGCATTGTTGAACCAATTCGCAACATTATTAGGAAG AAAAAAGTAGATATACAGTATTCAGAAGCTGAATGTGTTAAGATTGATGCTGCAAATAAGAAAGTTTACTGCCAATCTAATGCAAATGCAAATCTGAATGGGAAAGAAGAATTTTTTGTCGACTTTGACTACCTTGTGATTGGCGTAGGAGCTCGTTCAAATACATTCAACATTCCTGGAGTGGTTGAAAATACTCTTTTCTTGAAG GAGGTGGAAGATGCTCAGAAGATTCGTAAGAGCATCATTGACTGTTTTGAAAGAGCTGATCTGCCAAGTCTCAGTGatgaagagagaaagaaaattcTTCATTTTGTCGTTGTTGGTGGTGGCCCAACAGGGGTGGAGTTTGCAGCACAACTCCATGATTTTTTGACTGAAGATTTAGCCAAATTGTACCCTGACATCAAGAATTTGGTCCGGATAACACTTCTTGAGGCGACAGATCATATTTTGAATAT GTTTGACAAAAGAATCACAGCTTTTGCAGAAGAAAAATTTAAGAGAGAGGGGATTGATTTAAAGACCGGGTCAATGGTTATCAATATATCTGACAAGGAAATTTCGACCAAGGAAATCAAAACAGGGGAGATATCATCAATGCCTTATGGAATGATCGTTTGGTCAACTGGGATTGGGACACGCCGTGTCATAATGGATTTTATGAAGCAAATTGGTCAG AGTAATAGACGTGTTTTAGCAACTGATGAGTGGCTGCGAGTCGAACGATGTGACAACATATATGCAGTAGGAGATTGCGCCACTATCAATCAACGCAAAGTCATG GAGGATGTTGCAGCCATATTTCAAAAGGCGGACAAGGACAACTCTGGTACTCTTACGGTCAAAGAATTTCAAGAAGTCCTTGATGACATATGTGAGAGATATCCTCAGCTGGAACTATATTTGAAAAATAAGCAGATGCATAGCCTAGTTGATCTTTTGAAAGATTCAAAAGGGGATGATGTAAAAGAATCCGTTGAGGTGAACATTGAAGAATTTAAATCGGCTCTCTCCCAAGTTGATTCTCAGATGAAGAGTCTTCCTGCAACTGCCCAG GTTGCATCTCAGCAAGGTGTCTATCTTGCCAATTGTTTTAATCGGATGAAGGAGGTTGAGACAAATCCAGAAGGTCCTCTTAGGTTCAGGGGAGAAGGACGCCATCGTTTTCGCCCTTTCAG GTACCGGCATCTTGGACAATTTGCTCCTTTAGGAGGTGAACAAACAGCTGCCCAGCTTCCAGGAGATTGGGTTTCAATTGGGCACAGCAGCCAGTGGCTCTGGTACTCAGTTTATGCAAG CAAGCAAGTCAGTTGGCGTACAAGGGCATTGGTTGTATCAGATTGGATGAGGCGTTTCATTTTTGGCAGGGACTCCAGCAGCCTTTGA